Proteins encoded by one window of Eremothecium cymbalariae DBVPG#7215 chromosome 1, complete sequence:
- the PRP21 gene encoding Prp21p (similar to Ashbya gossypii AFR645W) codes for MITFEDIKAVPLPPNILVPEDENIKNSILQTVLKLANNQNVLSQEQPTKKNDIPYANPNDKYHDYYMYYMKRFPKASDNDNKEYAAKKKKNPQTPAEPYPFVFSTYNERIPPRDLEIIKTTAVFCIINEDIDYISKLQTLYKDDPTFQFLDPSHSLYQVFTSFINQYKQLTAGEYGLLCALGDDHIHTIMKRAFERSRYKEFTETMKEQQQYAFEKMKIKFAAFEWHDYNLVGSFTIDEQDLEKELQPALDFDKMYSSSLTKEFKDIFTDMTPKTTSKGASEPVNKELKPRKKRQIKIKPAGEMRINRNTESTHNTTKKIECPITHKLIHEDKLERHLQILLTDPNYKEEREQYKAKYNLTNITSQGVYENIKRVLDKNSQNDEQARKKQKSK; via the coding sequence ATGATAACATTCGAGGATATCAAAGCTGTTCCACTGCCGCCAAACATACTTGTTcctgaagatgaaaatatcaaaaattcaattttgCAAACGGTACTAAAGCTGGCCAACAATCAAAACGTCCTGTCGCAGGAGCAGCCAACCAAAAAGAACGACATCCCGTACGCCAACCCAAACGATAAATATCACGACTACTACATGTATTACATGAAACGCTTCCCAAAGGCATCTGACAATGATAACAAAGAATACGCAgctaaaaagaaaaagaaccCACAAACGCCAGCTGAACCGTACCCGTTTGTTTTTAGTACATACAACGAGCGCATACCGCCACGAGACctagaaataataaaaactaCCGCAGTATTCTGCATCATCAACGAGGACATAGATTACATCTCTAAACTGCAGACATTGTACAAAGATGACCCTACATTCCAGTTCCTGGACCCATCGCATTCGTTATATCAGGTGTTCACAAGCTTCATAAATCAATACAAACAATTAACCGCGGGGGAGTACGGTCTGCTATGCGCTCTTGGTGATGACCACATACACACGATCATGAAAAGGGCATTCGAAAGATCCAGATACAAAGAATTCACAGAGACCATGaaagaacaacaacaatatgCGTTcgaaaagatgaagataaaATTCGCAGCATTCGAATGGCACGACTACAACCTGGTGGGAAGCTTCACAATTGACGAACAggatttggaaaaagagCTCCAACCCGCTTTAGACTTCGACAAGATGTACTCATCATCCCTAAcaaaagaattcaaagacaTATTTACCGACATGACGCCAAAAACAACCAGTAAAGGAGCATCTGAACCGGTAAATAAGGAATTGAAGCccagaaagaaaagacagATAAAAATTAAGCCTGCAGGGGAAATGAGGATCAACAGAAACACCGAATCGACTCACAACACCaccaaaaaaatagaatgTCCAATCACACATAAGTTAATACACGAAGACAAGCTGGAAAGACATTTGcaaattttattaacaGACCCAAActacaaagaagaaagggAACAATACAAAGCGAAATACAACCTAACGAATATCACATCCCAAGGGGTATACGAAAACATCAAAAGAGTTCTCGATAAAAACTCACAAAATGACGAACAGGCAAGAAAAAAGCAGAAGTCAAAATAG
- the GIS2 gene encoding mRNA-binding translational activator GIS2 (similar to Ashbya gossypii AFR646W) encodes MSQKACYVCGKLGHLADNCDSERLCYNCNQPGHIQSECTLPRSAEHKQCYNCGETGHVRGECNIQKCFNCNQAGHISKDCPEPRRSRFSTSRASFSTKSSKVSCYRCGGPNHMAKDCLQDETKCYSCGKSGHISRDCPSGPSEKTCYNCNEPGHISRDCPVH; translated from the coding sequence ATGTCTCAGAAAGCTTGTTATGTTTGCGGAAAGTTAGGTCATTTGGCTGATAACTGTGACTCTGAGCGGTTATGTTACAACTGCAATCAACCAGGTCATATTCAATCAGAATGTACCTTACCCAGATCCGCTGAACATAAGCAGTGTTACAACTGTGGCGAAACTGGCCACGTGAGAGGTGAGTGcaacatccaaaaatgTTTCAACTGTAACCAAGCTGGTCATATTTCCAAAGACTGTCCTGAaccaagaagaagcaggTTCAGTACCAGCAGAGCTTCCTTCTCGACCAAATCATCTAAGGTTTCGTGTTACAGATGCGGTGGGCCAAACCATATGGCAAAGGACTGCTTGCAAGATGAGACCAAGTGTTACTCTTGCGGCAAATCAGGTCATATTTCCAGGGACTGTCCAAGTGGTCCATCTGAGAAAACCTGTTACAACTGCAATGAACCTGGGCATATCTCCAGAGACTGCCCAGTTCACTAA
- the FOL1 gene encoding trifunctional dihydropteroate synthetase/dihydrohydroxymethylpterin pyrophosphokinase/dihydroneopterin aldolase FOL1 (similar to Ashbya gossypii AFR647C) has protein sequence MRRVGELRDAVYIHKLSLNALVGPDRWNRVTPQKLLMSMKMVTDFRESSATDDLKYSLDYAKISSDITEFVTTRDHLSLRELGKSVVDYSISKYEGIEALELEVNCPTSHIRCGSVDVIVSSNPHVDDIIVISDLKLLTLVGIFNFERLTKQFVNFNISFSLLKGYKMLSIKSIIDNVISSVENAEFKTVEALVEEVARVVTSDDYFQANKSVEVKIKVLKLNALMETQGVGVSCIRSLNDLCGKGAQVNKVKFNFGGNLPIMQEQRIGETECYTAMLAVGSNSGDRFKNIVECINLLKDDIKVDVIQVSSLFETKPMYFEDQKRFFNGVIEIRTQHDPLELLKLCKRIEYEDMKRVKLIENGPRCIDLDIVMMKKSDGQHVLWNSDELVIPHSRMLERTFVLEPLCELVAFSEVHPITGEFLHDRLKELYETGNNEQLLQKLVPLPQANFKSITDCRFLTFETAYERDAITGTLIRQTTSNTQIMGILNVTPDSFSDGSSDYRNVKYHVDKVKKMVEEALTFQKFVIIDVGGCSTRPGALQIDLQEELTRVIPVIRNIRECSELPQDRIVLSVDTYRSEVAKAAIEAGVDMVNDISGGRLDANMFKVIAANPNIAYVLSHIRGDISNMMNMVEYGDEVSSIAVEEFICGRRDSLVGTELVRNVAREIAESFLKAMTAGVKRWQIILDPGIGFGKTGKQNVEIIKHIPVLKNYSCVKDNRFVSFSNLPVLLGPSRKKFIGTIIQESDAEKRDVVIGAVAASCVGYGVDIFRVHDVSNSSRIIKLADALYRS, from the coding sequence ATGAGGCGTGTTGGTGAGCTTAGGGATGCCGTTTATATCCATAAGCTATCTTTGAATGCATTGGTAGGACCAGACCGGTGGAATAGAGTTACTCCTCAGAAGTTGCTTATGAGTATGAAGATGGTCACAGATTTTCGTGAAAGTAGTGCAACTGATGATCTGAAGTATTCTTTGGATTATGCTAAGATATCTAGTGATATTACCGAGTTTGTTACCACTAGGGATCATCTATCTTTACGGGAGTTGGGTAAATCAGTGGTAGATTATTCAATCAGCAAGTATGAAGGTATTGAAGCATTAGAATTAGAGGTTAATTGTCCAACAAGTCATATAAGATGTGGTAGTGTGGACGTTATTGTGTCTAGTAATCCGCACGTGGATGATATCATCGTTATATCAGACTTGAAGTTGTTGACCCTAGTaggtatttttaatttcgAAAGGCTTACAAAACAGTTTGTCAACTTTAATATTTCGTTCTCACTGCTCAAGGGCTATAAGATGCTGTCTATCAAGAGTATTATTGATAATGTTATTAGTTCTGTAGAGAATGCTGAATTCAAGACTGTGGAAGCTTTGGTAGAGGAAGTGGCACGGGTTGTTACTTCTGATGACTATTTTCAGGCTAATAAGTCCGTGGAGGTTAAAattaaagttttgaaattgaaTGCTCTAATGGAAACGCAAGGTGTTGGTGTGAGCTGTATTAGATCGCTGAATGATCTGTGTGGGAAAGGGGCTCAAGTTAATAAGGTAAAGTTTAATTTTGGGGGTAATCTTCCGATTATGCAAGAACAACGGATTGGTGAAACTGAATGTTACACTGCGATGTTAGCTGTTGGTTCAAATTCTGGAGATAGGTTTAAGAACATAGTAGAGTGCATTAATTTGTTAAAAGATGACATAAAGGTGGATGTTATTCAAGTATCGTCTTTATTTGAGACTAAGCCTATGTATTTTGAAGATCAGAAGAGGTTTTTTAATGGTGTCATTGAGATTCGAACACAGCATGACCCCTTGGAATTGCTAAAGCTATGCAAACGGATTGAGTATGAAGATATGAAAAGAGTTAAACTTATTGAGAATGGGCCTAGATGCATTGATTTGGATATAGTTATGATGAAAAAATCTGATGGGCAACATGTGCTTTGGAATTCTGATGAATTGGTTATTCCTCACAGTAGAATGCTGGAAAGAACGTTTGTTCTAGAGCCATTGTGTGAACTTGTTGCTTTTAGTGAAGTACATCCTATAACCGGAGAGTTCTTGCATGATAGGTTAAAGGAATTGTATGAGACCGGTAATAATGAGCAGTTATTGCAAAAATTAGTACCACTCCCTCAAGCGAACTTCAAAAGTATTACTGATTGCCGATTTTTAACTTTTGAAACTGCATATGAACGTGATGCTATTACTGGGACGTTGATTCGACAGACTACATCGAATACCCAAATAATGGGAATATTAAATGTTACTCCAGATTCGTTTTCGGATGGTTCATCTGATTATCGTAATGTTAAGTACCATGTTgataaagttaaaaagaTGGTTGAAGAGGCACTCACCTTCCAGAAATTTGTTATTATAGATGTTGGTGGTTGTTCAACCAGACCCGGCGCTCTGCAAATAGATTTACAAGAGGAGCTAACTCGTGTCATACCTgttattagaaatatcaGGGAATGTAGTGAGCTTCCGCAGGATAGAATCGTGCTATCGGTTGACACTTATCGTTCTGAGGTTGCGAAAGCGGCTATTGAAGCTGGTGTTGATATGGTGAATGACATATCTGGAGGACGGTTAGACGCGAACATGTTTAAAGTTATTGCAGCCAATCCTAATATCGCATATGTTCTATCTCACATTCGGGGAGACATTTCGAACATGATGAATATGGTAGAATACGGCGATGAGGTCTCTTCTATTGCAGTTGAGGAGTTTATTTGTGGAAGACGCGATTCTTTGGTCGGAACAGAATTGGTGAGGAATGTAGCCAGGGAAATTGCAGAAAGTTTTCTGAAGGCTATGACAGCAGGAGTTAAACGTTGGCAAATCATCTTGGATCCCGGTATCGGATTTGGAAAGACTGGTAAACAGAATGTGGAGATTATAAAACATATACctgttttgaaaaactaCAGTTGTGTGAAAGATAATCGGTTTGTTAGTTTCTCTAATTTGCCCGTCTTACTTGGACCATCTCGTAAAAAGTTTATAGGTACCATTATCCAAGAATCAGATGCAGAAAAACGTGATGTGGTTATTGGAGCTGTAGCTGCATCATGCGTTGGATACGGCGTGGATATTTTTAGAGTTCATGATGTCTCCAATTCTAGTAGGATTATTAAATTAGCAGATGCTCTATATAGGAGCtaa
- the COQ6 gene encoding putative N,N-dimethylaniline monooxygenase COQ6 (similar to Ashbya gossypii AFR648W) — protein sequence MLRSLVKIPNTRFLATASKSVETTDVLIVGGGPAGLSLAAAIKTSPHLSHLSTTLIEAGSLTKIRDFYDNPPQNYQNRIISLTNQAKVFLENKLAIEFLKDRIQPFDGLYVTDGCSKGTMEMERENMGYMVEIHHIQSAILKRIKEVSPAGLDILDSTKVTNIEYSVPGDLLSWPLVTLDNGKYIRTRLLVGADGKNSPVKNFSGLKSRGWSYNSWGIVANLKLVYPPFKLRGWQRFLKTGPIALLPMPNDDAFLTWSTTEPLSRLLLSIDPKATAALINASFVLEEVDLKYYYQELEQGTITTEELIRDIEFRIQQVFDQLADESEIDRCYPPKVADVVGPSRGRFPLSLAHVDTYIAERIALIGDAAHTIHPLAGQGLNMGQADCESLVKSLETATQRGLDIGSKLALEPYWSERYPLNSALIGGVDKLQKLYSTDFKPIVAVRSFGMNLVNQMGPLKEFIMDQISGISK from the coding sequence ATGTTAAGATCCTTGGTCAAAATACCCAATACTAGGTTCTTAGCGACTGCTTCGAAATCTGTAGAAACAACTGATGTACTTATTGTTGGTGGCGGACCAGCTGGTCTAAGTTTGGCTGCAGCCATTAAAACATCACCACATTTATCCCATCTTTCTACAACTTTAATTGAAGCGGGAAGTTTAACTAAAATCAGGGACTTCTACGACAATCCCCCGCAAAACTACCAGAATCGTATCATTAGTCTGACAAACCAAGCTAAGGTATTCctagaaaacaaacttgCTATTgagtttttgaaagacCGAATCCAACCGTTTGATGGATTGTATGTTACCGATGGATGTTCAAAAGGGACTATGGAGATGGAAAGAGAAAATATGGGTTACATGGTGGAAATTCACCATATACAAAGTGCGATTctcaaaagaataaaagAAGTCTCTCCTGCAGGCCTGGACATTCTTGATAGTACAAAAGtaacaaatattgaatacaGTGTCCCAGGAGATCTTTTGTCTTGGCCATTGGTAACGTTAGACAACGGTAAATATATTAGGACAAGGCTGTTAGTCGGTGCGGATGGAAAAAACTCCCCTGTTAAGAATTTCTCTGGCTTGAAATCTCGTGGATGGTCATATAACAGTTGGGGTATAGTCGCTAACTTAAAGTTGGTATATCCTCCTTTCAAACTAAGGGGTTGGCAAAGATTCCTGAAAACAGGCCCAATTGCTTTGTTACCTATGCCAAATGACGATGCCTTCCTGACGTGGAGTACTACGGAACCGTTATCCCGTCTGTTGTTGTCAATTGACCCTAAAGCAACTGCAGCATTAATTAATGCATCATTCGTACTTGAGGAGGTAGATTTGAAGTATTACTACCAAGAATTGGAACAAGGTACAATAACCACCGAGGAATTGATCCGCGACATTGAGTTTAGAATACAACAAGTTTTCGACCAATTAGCAGACGAAAGTGAGATCGACAGATGCTACCCTCCTAAAGTTGCAGATGTAGTTGGGCCTTCTAGAGGTAGATTCCCACTGTCCTTGGCCCACGTAGACACCTACATTGCAGAAAGAATCGCCCTAATTGGCGATGCAGCTCACACTATACACCCTCTAGCTGGCCAAGGATTAAACATGGGTCAAGCTGATTGCGAATCTTTAGTAAAGTCCTTGGAAACAGCAACCCAACGGGGATTAGATATTGGTTCAAAACTGGCACTAGAGCCCTACTGGTCTGAACGCTATCCATTAAATAGCGCTTTAATAGGCGGCGTTGACAAGCTCCAAAAGCTATACTCTACCGACTTCAAACCAATTGTAGCTGTTAGAAGTTTCGGCATGAATCTAGTTAATCAAATGGGTCCTCTTAAAGAATTCATCATGGATCAGATTAGCGGTATCTCTAAGTAA
- a CDS encoding PPIL4 family peptidylprolyl isomerase (similar to Ashbya gossypii AFR649W) has protein sequence MSVVIETTVDNLVIDLDFENYTIECYNFVKLCRSGFYNYQCFHDLRKNISIEFGDPLFAFNDREDIRVHNTSVEGIIDKDNITPRLIKSTTTRRDMEGSLGDIGFILKSSDTPLIGSQILISLSELPHLYKNTIMFGKLIDTTNANTLAAINNCASDNNLRPTVDIRIKKIHILHDPFPNRQPIPQLYPPLPINDIRLPLPANDIPDGSPIDTYKREIIRKELTLEIIGDIYKAGIKPAENVLFICKLNPLTKAEHIATIFERFGDVLSVEIVRDKKTGNSLGYGFIEFETKEACEQAYSKMDNTLIDDRRIHVDFSQSIAKAF, from the coding sequence ATGAGTGTAGTAATCGAAACAACAGTCGATAACCTGGTCATAGATTTAGactttgaaaattataCCATCGAATGCTATAACTTTGTAAAGTTGTGTAGGAGTGGATTCTATAACTACCAATGCTTTCACGACCTACGTAAGAACATCTCAATTGAATTTGGTGATCCTCTATTTGCGTTTAACGATAGAGAAGACATAAGAGTCCATAATACCTCTGTAGAAGGTATTATTGACAAGGACAACATAACCCCTCGTCTAATAAAAAGTACAACTACAAGACGAGACATGGAAGGATCCCTAGGCGATATAGGGTTCATTCTAAAATCGTCAGATACCCCCCTTATCGGTTCCCAGATACTAATATCCCTATCAGAGCTACCTCATCTATACAAAAACACTATAATGTTCGGCAAACTCATCGATACCACTAATGCCAACACACTGGCGGCCATCAATAATTGTGCTTCAGACAACAACCTACGCCCAACCGTGGACATAAggattaaaaaaatacatatcCTACACGACCCCTTCCCCAATAGACAACCTATCCCCCAATTATACCCCCCACTCCCAATAAACGACATTCGTCTACCTCTACCGGCTAACGACATTCCTGATGGATCTCCGATAGATACATACAAAAGAGAGATCATAAGAAAGGAATTAACATTGGAGATCATAGGCGACATTTACAAAGCCGGCATTAAACCTGCAGAAAACGTTCTATTCATTTGTAAACTTAACCCACTTACCAAGGCTGAGCATATTGCTacaatttttgaaagatttggTGATGTTTTGTCCGTAGAGATAGTTCGAGACAAAAAGACTGGTAATTCTTTAGGATACGGATTTATCGAATTTGAAACTAAAGAAGCTTGCGAACAagcatattcaaaaatggatAACACACTCATCGACGATCGTCGAATCCATGTAGATTTTAGCCAGAGCATCGCAAAGGCATTCTAA
- the TGL2 gene encoding triglyceride lipase (similar to Ashbya gossypii AFR650W), translated as MLPQDLKPLCHEQLTSKEGANGKMAAALEYIGYFSPISAYLSFHKHAITTIKSFWSVQDEQEILYNGSYDGALSQPNEQELILDSFPPLKDYTAPKYPIVLCHGLSGFDKLILIPSIRQLLGLLQITVKEQNSDTFMQEATNDSGLLALDYWVGVQKFLESKGCTVITAKVPSFGSIEERAAVLNDFIEKGVEKLVEKGDTGNNNDRMTADKKVKVNLIAHSMGGLDCRYLISKKANKGYQVMSLTTINTPHHGSEMADFVVEKFDLLKQTAKLDELPLFLPPAFYQLTTYHMKYFNSMTSNDPNVSYFSYGSYFYPKWYNVFYPSWNVILNRSNGEPNDGLVTVKSAKWGQYMGALKNIDHLDIINWRNKLQLESLTSLDKTYKRKAVSTSKLDVLEFYLAITDMLTRKGL; from the coding sequence ATGCTCCCACAAGATCTTAAACCGCTTTGTCATGAACAGTTAACAAGTAAAGAAGGCGCGAATGGCAAGATGGCGGCTGCATTAGAGTACATTGGGTATTTCAGTCCAATTTCAGCTTATTTATCGTTCCATAAGCATGCTATTACTACAATCAAATCTTTTTGGTCCGTTCAGGACGAACAGGAGATATTGTATAATGGTAGTTACGATGGCGCACTTTCGCAGCCGAATGAACAAGAGCTAATTCTTGATTCATTTCCTCCTTTAAAGGATTATACTGCACCCAAATATCCGATAGTTTTATGCCATGGGCTTTCGGGGTTCGATAAACTCATTTTAATTCCGTCTATAAGACAGCTACTCGGATTGCTGCAAATAACGGTTAAGGAACAGAACAGTGACACGTTTATGCAGGAGGCAACTAATGACTCGGGTCTTTTGGCGTTGGATTACTGGGTGGGGgttcaaaagtttttggagtCAAAAGGGTGCACGGTGATAACGGCCAAGGTTCCAAGTTTTGGGAGCATTGAGGAGAGGGCGGCTGTTCTTAACGACTTCATCGAAAAGGGTGTGGAGAAACTTGTAGAAAAGGGGGATACCGGGAACAACAACGATCGAATGACCGCTGATAAGAAGGTTAAGGTTAATCTTATTGCGCATTCTATGGGTGGATTGGATTGTAGGTATTTGATATCGAAAAAGGCTAACAAGGGGTACCAAGTGATGAGTTTAACGACAATCAATACGCCACACCATGGTTCCGAGATGGCAGACTTTGTagttgaaaagtttgatttATTGAAACAAACTGCAAAATTGGATGAACTTCCTTTGTTCTTACCGCCAGCATTTTATCAATTAACAACTTACCACatgaaatatttcaattctATGACGTCTAATGACCCTAACGTCTCTTATTTTAGCTACGGATCTTACTTCTATCCAAAATGGTATAATGTATTCTACCCAAGTTGGAATGTTATACTTAATCGTTCTAATGGTGAACCAAACGACGGGCTCGTCACTGTTAAAAGTGCCAAATGGGGGCAATATATGGGAGCACTAAAGAATATAGACCACTTGGACATAATAAACTGGAGGAACAAATTGCAGTTGGAATCTCTTACAAGTTTGGATAAAACTTATAAAAGGAAGGCAGTTTCCACATCGAAGCTCGATGTATTGGAATTCTACCTAGCTATAACGGATATGCTAACACGCAAAGGTTTGtaa